The genomic DNA GTGCCGGCGGGATCGGCACGACCCGCGTCTTGCGCAGCGGCTCGAGGTACGGGGCGATCGGCTCAACGTTTCCCACGGCGCGCCTCCTCCTCGAACGCCCCGAGGGCGTCGCTCCAGAGCGCGTCGAGATAGCGGCGGAGCTCCTTCAGCCCCTTCACCTCGACGCGGTAGATCCGGCGCGTGCCTTCGGCCCTGGCCTTGACGAGCCCGGCCTCCTCGAGGACGCGCAGGTGCTGGGAGACCGCCGGGCGCGAGACGTCGAGCCCGTCCGCGAGCTCCCCCACGGCCCGCGGCCCCTTGCGCAGCCGTTCGTAGACGGCGCGGCGCGTGGGGTCGGCGAGGGCCTCGAGCGCTCTTTGGTAAGCCATGGCTAACTGTTACTGCCGGCTTACCGAGTTGTCAAGGAAAAATCAGGGCCGCTCGAGCCAGTCCAGCGCCGCCTCGAGCCGGTCGTTCCCCCAGAACAACTCGTCTCCGGCGAACCAGGTGGGAGCACCGAACACCCCGCGACGCTCCGCCTCGTCCGTCCGGGCTCGGAGCAGGTCCTTGGCCGGCTGCGCGCCCGCGGCCGCGAGGGCGCGTCCCGGGTCGAGGCCGAGCGGCTCGAGGCACGCCGCGATCGTCGCGGGTTCGGCGATCTCGCGGTCCCGGGCGAAGTTCGCGTCGAACACCGCCCGGACGAACGCCGGAATCCAGGGCTCACCCTCGTGCGCGCAGCAGACCCGGGCGGCGAGAAGTCCGTTCCGGGGGAACGACGAAGGCCTCCGGAACGGGATGCCCAGCCCCGCGCAGATCCTCTCGACGTCGCGCCACATGTACGCGCCCCGCCGCGGGTTCAGGTTGAACGGGGAGTCGCTCCACCCCTGCAGCCGGAAGATCGGGCCGAGAAGGAACGGCCGGTACGCGAGCGCGACCCCGCGTGAGGCGGCGAGCGCCTCGACGCGCATCGCCGCCGGGTAGGAGTAGGTCGATCCGAAGTCGAACCAGAACTCGAGGGTGCGCACCGCTACCGCGCCGGCGCCTCCGCCGGGTAGTTCACCTTCGTCCCCTCGGCGACGCGCAGCTTCCGGAACTCCGCCAGGATCCGCTGCGTCATCGGACCGGGCTTCCCGGTGCCGATCGTGCGGCCGTCGATCATGACGACGGGAACGATCTCGGCTCCGGTCCCGGTGAGGAAGACCTCGTCGGCGTTGTAGAGGTCGTGCAGACCCATCTTCGTCTCGCTCGACGGGATGCCCTGCGCCTTCGCGATGTCGAGGACCGCGTCGCGGGTGATGCCGCCGAGCGCCCCTTCGAGGAGGTCGGGGGTCTTCAGCGTGCCGTTCGCCCAGATGAAGATGTTGTCCGCCGTGCACTCGGCGACGCGCCCCTGGTGGTTGAGCATCACCGCCTCGACCGCCCCCGCGCGCTTCGCATCGAGCTTGGCCATGATGTTGTTCAGGTAGTTCAGCGACTTGATGCGGACGTCGAGCGCCTGGATCGGGATGCGGCGCACGTGCGAGGTCACGAGCGGCACGCCCTTGTCGTAGAACTCCTGCGGGTAGAGCTTGATCGAGGCGACGATGATCACGACCGTCGACCGCGGGCAGTTGGCGGGGTCGATGCCGAGGTCCCCCGGGCCGCGCGAGACGACGAGGCGGATGTAGGCGTTTTTCTGCTCGTTCGCCGAAACCGTCTCGCAGACGGCCTGCATCATCTCGTCCTGCGTCATCGGGATCTCGAGGGCGAGGGTCTTCGCCGAGCGGTACAGGCGCTCGATGTGCTCCCTGAGCCGGAACACGTTCCCCTCGTAGACGCGGATCCCCTCGAACACGCCGTCGCCGTAGAGGAACCCGTGGTCGAACACGGAGATCCGGGCGTCGTCCTTCGGATGGAGCTTGCCGTCGACGTAGATCTTCACTGCTAGAACCTCCTGAGCGTCGTGGGCTCCGATGCAAGCATCGAATCCAGGAAATACCGGTGGACCTTGGCCTCGGCGGTGAGCTCCGGGTGGAACGTCAACGCGGTCACGCGCCCCTGGCGGACCGCCACGGGCTCCCCCTCGAGGCGGGCGAGGACCTCGACGTCGCGCCCGAGCTCGACGAACCGGGGCGCGCGGATGAACACCGCCTCGACCTCTCCGCCGAACGCGGGAGAGGCGAGGCGCGTCTCGAACGAGTCGATCTGGCGGCCGTAGCCGTTCCGCTCGACGACCGCGTCCAGCAGACCCAGGCTCGGCTGCGCCGGATGCCGCACCTCGCGGGCGAGCAGGATCGCTCCGGCGCACGTGCCGAGGATCGAATTCCCGCGGGCGTGGAACGCACGAAGCTCCTCGAACCAGGGCTCGTCCTCCATCAGGTTGAGCAGCGTCGTGCTCTCGCCGCCGGGGATCACGAGCCCGTCGAGGGCGTGAAGCTCGGCGACCCTGCGCACCTCGACGGCGGTCGCGCCGACGCGACCGAGCGCGCGCACGTGCGCGGCGAAGTCCCCCTGCAAGGCGAGCACGCCGACCGTCGCCACTACCAGCCCCGCGTCTGCATCAGCTCCGACTCCGGGAGCTTGCCGGTCTCGAGACCGGGCATCGCCTCGCCGAGTCCCTTCGAGACCTCGGCGACGACCTTCCAGTCGCGGTGGTGGGTCACGGCGCGGACGATCGCCTTCGCGCGCTTGGCGGGATCGGCGGACTTGAAGATGCCCGACCCGACGAACACCGCCTCGGCGCCCAGGTGCATCATCAGCGCCGCGTCGGCCGGAGTCGCCACCCCGCCCGCCGCGAAGTTCGGAACGGGGAGCTTGCCTTCCGCCGCCACGAGCCGGACGAGGTCGTACGGGGCGCCGAGGTTCTTCGCCTCGGTCATCATCTCCTCCGGCCCGAGCGTGGTGAGCCGCTTGATCCCCGAGACGACGGCGCGCATGTGGCGCACGGCCTCGACGATGTTGCCGGTCCCGGCCTCGCCCTTCGTCCGGAGCATCGCCGCGCCTTCGCCGATCCGCCGCAGCGCCTCGCCGAGATCGCGGCAGCCGCACACGAAGGGCACCGAGAAGGCGAACTTGTCCACGTGGTACGCCTCGTCCGCGGGCGTGAGGACCTCGCTCTCGTCGATGTAGTCGACGCCCAGCGACTCGAGCACCCGCGCCTCGGCGAAGTGCCCGATGCGGCACTTCGCCATCACCGGGATCGAGACCGCGTCCATGATCTCGAGGATCATCTCCGGGTCGGACATCCGGGCGACGCCGCCGTCCTTGCGGATGTCGGAGGGGACGCGCTCGAGCGCCATCACCGCCGCGGCGCCCGCGTCCTCCGCGAGCTTCGCCTGCGACGCGTCCACGACGTCCATGATGACGCCGCCCTTGAGCATCTCGGCGAGCCCGGTCTTGAGCCTCAACGTTCCCTTGTTGCCTTCGGTCATGGGGCCACCTCGTCAGACGAGCGGCACGGCTTCCATCGCCGCGCCCTCGCGTTCACGCCAGCCGCCCGGGACGCGCTCGCGCAGCAGCGCTCCCAGGACGGAAATCCCTCGTTCGATCTGTTCGGGGGTCACGGCCGAGAAGGTCAGCCGCATCGTGTTCCTGCCGCCGCCGTCGAAATGGAACAACGACCCGGGGTTGAGCAGCACGCCGCGCTCGCGCGCCGAGGCCGCGATCTCGTCGCCGTCGACCCCCCGGGGGAGCGTCACCCAGACGAACAACCCCCCTTCGGGGCTCGACACCTCGACGCCCTCGGGGAACGAGGCGGCGATCGCCCGCAGCATCGTGTCCCGGCGGCTGCGGTAGGCGACGCGCGTCGCCTCCAGATGATCGGCCAGCGAGCCCTCCTCGAGGAACGCGTGCAGCGCCGCCTGCAGCAGCAGGCTCGTGCCGTGGTCCTCGATCTGCTTGAGGAGCGCGAGCCGCGAAAGCACCGGTCCGGGCGCCGCGAGCCACCCGATGCGCAGCCCCGGAAGGAGCTTCTTCGAGAAGGTGCTCAGGTGGATCACGTGCCCGCCGCCGTCGAGGGCGTGCAGCGTCGGGATGTCCTCGCCCTCGAGGCGCAGGTCGCCCGCCCAGTCGTCCTCGACGACGGGACAGTAGTGCCGGCGCGCGAGGTCGAGGATCTCCCGCCGGCGACCCTCGGGCATGACCCGGGTCGTGGGGTTGTGGAACGTCGGCTGCAGGTAGAGCAGGCGCGGGCGGTGGCGCTCGAGCGCGCGCTCGAGGAGGTCGGGGCGCATGCCGTGCGCGTCCGACGGGACGCCCACCAGCCGCGCGTCGAGCGAGGCGAGCACGCTCAGGGCGCCGGTGTAGGTCGGCTCGTCGAGGACGACGGCGTCCCCCGGATCGACGAACGCCCGGAAGACGAGCTCGATCGCCTGCTGCGAGCCGTTGGTGATCAGGATGTCCTCGGCCGCGGCGCGGCTGCCCCGACGGCGGAGATCCGCGGCGATCGCCTCGCGCAGCGGCGGGTACCCCGCGGGAGGACCGTAGGCCAGGACGTCCCCCCCCTTCTCCTTGAGCACGCGGTTCATCGCGCGCCGGAACGCCTCGGCGGGCATAAGGTCGGGTGCGGGGAACGAGCCGGCGAACGAGATCCCTTCGTTGGAGATCGCGACGCGGTAGACCGACGCGAGCCCGGCGACTCCCGGACCCTCGACCGCGCGCGAGAAGGCGGTGAACCACGACGCGCTTTCGGCCCCGCGCTCGACGGGAGCAGGCGCTCCGACGAGGAAGGTCCCTCGGCCCGTGTGGCTGCGCGCGACCCCTTCCTCGACGAGCAGGTCGTACGCCGCAACCACCGTGTTCCGGTTGACCCCCAGCTGGAGCGCGAGGTCGCGCGTGGGCGGGAGCTTCCGCCCCGCCAGCACGCGACCTTCCTCGAGCGCGCGGCGGATGCCGTCGGCGATCTGCCGGTAGACCGGCGTCTCCGCGTCGAGGTCGATCTTGAGGCCGGGTACGGTCACTTGGACTCCCTGAACCGGTCTACTTGGCCTAGCCCTGACCAGATAATACGACGATTCTGCGCCGCTGCAACTGGTCCAATCTGGTCCAATCGATCTGTTAGAGTCTCGCGCGGTGAAGAACTGGGAAGAGCTGCACGAGGCCTTGCGGGATTGCGCGCGCCGCGCCCGCGACAAACACCTCACGATCGGGGAGGTCCTCGACGGTCTGGGGGAGGCGAGCTATCCGTTCCTGGCGATCCTCTTCGCCGTTCCGATGCTCGTCCCGGTGAGCCTCGGCCCCGTCGCCACCGCCGCCGGCATCAGCCTCGCGGCGCTGGGATTCCAGTTGATGACCGGGCGTCCGGAGCCTTGGCTCCCGAGGCGCGTCCGCGCCATCGTCCTCCCCGAGAAGGTCTGGCTCGTCCTGATCGGCGGGGCGCTGC from Candidatus Polarisedimenticolaceae bacterium includes the following:
- a CDS encoding metalloregulator ArsR/SmtB family transcription factor; its protein translation is MAYQRALEALADPTRRAVYERLRKGPRAVGELADGLDVSRPAVSQHLRVLEEAGLVKARAEGTRRIYRVEVKGLKELRRYLDALWSDALGAFEEEARRGKR
- a CDS encoding 2-hydroxychromene-2-carboxylate isomerase gives rise to the protein MRTLEFWFDFGSTYSYPAAMRVEALAASRGVALAYRPFLLGPIFRLQGWSDSPFNLNPRRGAYMWRDVERICAGLGIPFRRPSSFPRNGLLAARVCCAHEGEPWIPAFVRAVFDANFARDREIAEPATIAACLEPLGLDPGRALAAAGAQPAKDLLRARTDEAERRGVFGAPTWFAGDELFWGNDRLEAALDWLERP
- the ilvE gene encoding branched-chain-amino-acid transaminase, producing MKIYVDGKLHPKDDARISVFDHGFLYGDGVFEGIRVYEGNVFRLREHIERLYRSAKTLALEIPMTQDEMMQAVCETVSANEQKNAYIRLVVSRGPGDLGIDPANCPRSTVVIIVASIKLYPQEFYDKGVPLVTSHVRRIPIQALDVRIKSLNYLNNIMAKLDAKRAGAVEAVMLNHQGRVAECTADNIFIWANGTLKTPDLLEGALGGITRDAVLDIAKAQGIPSSETKMGLHDLYNADEVFLTGTGAEIVPVVMIDGRTIGTGKPGPMTQRILAEFRKLRVAEGTKVNYPAEAPAR
- the pdxT gene encoding pyridoxal 5'-phosphate synthase glutaminase subunit PdxT: MATVGVLALQGDFAAHVRALGRVGATAVEVRRVAELHALDGLVIPGGESTTLLNLMEDEPWFEELRAFHARGNSILGTCAGAILLAREVRHPAQPSLGLLDAVVERNGYGRQIDSFETRLASPAFGGEVEAVFIRAPRFVELGRDVEVLARLEGEPVAVRQGRVTALTFHPELTAEAKVHRYFLDSMLASEPTTLRRF
- the pdxS gene encoding pyridoxal 5'-phosphate synthase lyase subunit PdxS, which encodes MTEGNKGTLRLKTGLAEMLKGGVIMDVVDASQAKLAEDAGAAAVMALERVPSDIRKDGGVARMSDPEMILEIMDAVSIPVMAKCRIGHFAEARVLESLGVDYIDESEVLTPADEAYHVDKFAFSVPFVCGCRDLGEALRRIGEGAAMLRTKGEAGTGNIVEAVRHMRAVVSGIKRLTTLGPEEMMTEAKNLGAPYDLVRLVAAEGKLPVPNFAAGGVATPADAALMMHLGAEAVFVGSGIFKSADPAKRAKAIVRAVTHHRDWKVVAEVSKGLGEAMPGLETGKLPESELMQTRGW
- a CDS encoding PLP-dependent aminotransferase family protein; translated protein: MTVPGLKIDLDAETPVYRQIADGIRRALEEGRVLAGRKLPPTRDLALQLGVNRNTVVAAYDLLVEEGVARSHTGRGTFLVGAPAPVERGAESASWFTAFSRAVEGPGVAGLASVYRVAISNEGISFAGSFPAPDLMPAEAFRRAMNRVLKEKGGDVLAYGPPAGYPPLREAIAADLRRRGSRAAAEDILITNGSQQAIELVFRAFVDPGDAVVLDEPTYTGALSVLASLDARLVGVPSDAHGMRPDLLERALERHRPRLLYLQPTFHNPTTRVMPEGRRREILDLARRHYCPVVEDDWAGDLRLEGEDIPTLHALDGGGHVIHLSTFSKKLLPGLRIGWLAAPGPVLSRLALLKQIEDHGTSLLLQAALHAFLEEGSLADHLEATRVAYRSRRDTMLRAIAASFPEGVEVSSPEGGLFVWVTLPRGVDGDEIAASARERGVLLNPGSLFHFDGGGRNTMRLTFSAVTPEQIERGISVLGALLRERVPGGWREREGAAMEAVPLV